The proteins below come from a single Aphelocoma coerulescens isolate FSJ_1873_10779 unplaced genomic scaffold, UR_Acoe_1.0 HiC_scaffold_233, whole genome shotgun sequence genomic window:
- the TNNI3 gene encoding LOW QUALITY PROTEIN: troponin I, cardiac muscle (The sequence of the model RefSeq protein was modified relative to this genomic sequence to represent the inferred CDS: deleted 1 base in 1 codon), producing the protein MAEEEDTPVRPLPEFPSPPSTFGAPPPFNPSPPVTQRPPEEEEGEEGEGEAPPDPPPAAPPPLRRKSSANYRGYAVEPHAKRKSKISASRKLQLKTLLLQRAKRELEREEQERAAEKIRVLGELCPPLAALEGLGVAELQELCRELHARVWRVDEERYDMGTRVSKNVTELEELRRRVAAGRFVRPNLRRVRLSADAMMAALLGTKSRVGTDLRAGLRQVRKDDAEKESREVGDWRKNVDAMSGMEGRKKKFEGAAA; encoded by the exons GGAGGACACCccggtgagacccctccccgaattcccctcccccccctcaaCGTTTGGGGCCCCTCCCCCGTttaacccctccccccccgtgACGCAGAGACccccggaggaggaggagggggaggagggggagggggaggcccccccggaccccccccccgcagcccccccccccctccgccgCAAGTCCTCGGCCAATTACCGGGGCTACGCCGTGGAGCCGCACGCCAAG agaaaatccaaaatttcgGCCTCCCGGAAGCTCCAGCTGAAG acgctgctgctgcagagggcgaagcgggagctggagagggaggagcaggagagggcGGCCGAGAAAATTCGGGTGCTGGGGGAGCTGTGCCCACCCCTGGCggccctggaggggctgggggtggcagagctgcag gAGCTGTGCCGGGAGCTGCACGCCCGCGTGTGGCGCGTGGACGAGGAGCGCTACGACATGGGGACACGCGTCAGCAAGAACGTCACCGAG ctggaggagctgcggcGCCGGGTGGCCGCCGGGCGCTTCGTGCGGCCCAACCTGCGGCGG GTGCGGCTCTCGGCCGACGCCATGATGGCGGCGCTGCTGGGGACAAAGTCCCGCGTGGGGACGGACCTGAGGGCCGGGCTgcgccaggtgcgcaaggacgACGCCGAGAAG GAGAGCCGTGAGGTCGGGGATTGGCGCAAGAACGTGGACGCCATGAGCGGGATGGAGGGCCGCAAGAAGAAGTTCGAGGGGGCAGCAGCCTGA